In Azotosporobacter soli, the following are encoded in one genomic region:
- a CDS encoding NYN domain-containing protein yields MDEVLLVDGYNVINAWPELAELLSEDMGHARDKLIEYLSGYGAYKQYQTMIVFDAHQADGPGGLEQITTALAVVYTAEKETADSYIERSAYVQVRQGRRVYVVTNDWAEQLLILGAGAFRIPARELVQDVRKVQKEIRQGFSDAALKCRRQELGNRLDADVAKRLDELRRKG; encoded by the coding sequence ATGGATGAAGTCTTGTTGGTCGATGGCTATAATGTGATCAATGCCTGGCCGGAATTAGCCGAACTATTATCCGAAGACATGGGGCATGCCAGAGACAAGCTGATCGAATATTTGTCCGGCTATGGCGCGTATAAACAATATCAGACGATGATTGTCTTTGATGCGCACCAGGCGGATGGCCCGGGCGGACTCGAACAAATAACCACTGCGCTGGCGGTGGTCTATACGGCGGAAAAAGAAACGGCGGACAGCTACATTGAACGTTCCGCATATGTTCAAGTGAGACAGGGGCGGCGCGTTTATGTTGTGACGAATGACTGGGCGGAGCAGCTGCTGATCTTGGGCGCGGGAGCTTTTCGCATACCTGCGCGGGAGCTGGTTCAAGATGTGCGCAAGGTGCAAAAAGAGATTCGCCAAGGGTTTTCGGATGCTGCGCTGAAATGCCGGCGACAGGAATTGGGCAATCGATTGGATGCCGATGTGGCGAAACGCTTGGATGAACTGCGGCGTAAAGGCTGA
- the sigH gene encoding RNA polymerase sporulation sigma factor SigH: MKVSLQGEMYSMFENMSDEDIVTDARENNNSTALDYLIHKYRNFVRAKARSYFLIGADREDIIQEGMIGLYKAIRDFRNDKLSSFRAFAELCVTRQIITAIKTATRQKHIPLNSYVSLNKPIYDEDSDRTLLDVLSGSKISDPEELVISREEFIDIEEKMGEILSDLEWKVLMAYLDGKSYQEIAVELDRHVKSIDNALQRVKRKLERYLDNRGEEHDLRGVYKGLAGFGKEMPLGLGGLKE, from the coding sequence ATGAAAGTCAGTCTACAGGGTGAAATGTACAGTATGTTTGAAAACATGAGCGATGAAGACATCGTCACTGACGCCAGAGAAAACAACAATTCAACCGCTTTGGATTATTTGATTCATAAGTACCGCAATTTTGTACGGGCCAAAGCCCGATCCTATTTTTTGATTGGTGCAGATCGCGAAGATATTATCCAGGAAGGGATGATCGGCTTATATAAGGCCATCCGAGATTTCCGCAACGACAAGCTTTCTTCCTTCCGGGCGTTTGCTGAATTATGTGTGACGCGCCAAATTATTACAGCGATTAAGACCGCTACTCGCCAGAAACACATTCCCTTGAATTCATATGTTTCTTTAAATAAACCGATTTATGACGAGGATTCGGATCGTACACTGCTCGACGTCCTTTCCGGCTCCAAGATATCCGATCCGGAAGAATTGGTTATCAGTCGTGAAGAGTTCATTGACATCGAAGAAAAAATGGGCGAAATCTTAAGCGATTTAGAGTGGAAAGTTTTGATGGCGTATCTTGATGGAAAGTCTTATCAGGAAATTGCCGTGGAATTGGATCGTCATGTCAAATCGATAGACAATGCCTTGCAGCGTGTGAAAAGAAAGCTGGAACGCTATCTGGATAATCGCGGCGAAGAACATGATTTGCGCGGTGTTTACAAAGGCTTGGCCGGCTTTGGTAAAGAAATGCCGCTAGGCCTGGGCGGATTAAAAGAATAA
- a CDS encoding ATP-dependent 6-phosphofructokinase encodes METIRSIGVLTGGGDCPGLNAVIRAVVRTATGRGLKVWGIRNGFGGLVENQIFVINNADVSGILPRGGTILGTTNRDNPFHYRVIENEETVYKDVSSLAAENLRRAEIDALVVIGGDGSIKIGARFSEYGVRVIAVPKTIDNDISGTERTFGFDTAVGVASEALDRLHTTAESHHRVMVLEVMGRYAGWIALHSGLAGGADCILLPEIPYKVAGVLAKIRRRQQEGKRFSLIVVAEGAIPQGGELTGTQVAAGSTEKIRLGGVGEKLAREIEEKIGVESRCTVLGHLQRGGSPTAFDRLLATRYGVAAVEALLAGKADCMVALQNNHIVTLPIADVVGKPNHVEEDGELVAAARAIGIVFGNEAESC; translated from the coding sequence ATGGAAACGATACGCAGTATTGGCGTGCTTACCGGCGGAGGCGATTGTCCGGGCTTAAATGCGGTTATTCGCGCCGTTGTTCGTACCGCTACCGGTCGTGGTCTAAAAGTATGGGGGATTCGTAACGGCTTTGGCGGTTTGGTTGAAAATCAGATCTTTGTTATAAACAATGCGGATGTGTCGGGAATTTTGCCGCGCGGCGGAACGATTCTTGGCACGACGAATCGCGACAATCCATTTCACTATCGGGTCATTGAAAACGAAGAAACGGTATACAAGGATGTTTCTTCGTTGGCGGCGGAGAATTTGCGCAGGGCTGAAATTGACGCACTGGTTGTGATCGGCGGCGACGGCAGCATAAAAATCGGCGCACGTTTTTCTGAATACGGTGTTCGAGTGATTGCTGTGCCGAAGACGATTGACAATGATATTTCGGGCACGGAGCGTACGTTTGGCTTTGATACGGCTGTAGGCGTCGCCAGCGAAGCGTTAGACAGGCTGCATACGACGGCAGAGTCGCATCATCGCGTTATGGTGCTTGAAGTGATGGGACGTTATGCCGGCTGGATCGCGCTACATTCAGGTTTGGCAGGAGGCGCCGACTGCATTTTGCTGCCGGAAATCCCTTATAAAGTAGCAGGCGTGTTAGCGAAAATAAGACGCCGCCAGCAAGAAGGGAAGCGTTTTAGTCTGATCGTCGTTGCGGAAGGAGCGATTCCGCAGGGCGGCGAACTGACTGGAACGCAAGTGGCTGCAGGCAGCACGGAAAAAATCAGGTTGGGCGGCGTCGGTGAAAAGTTAGCGCGTGAAATTGAAGAGAAGATTGGCGTGGAATCGCGCTGCACCGTGTTGGGACATTTACAGCGGGGGGGGAGCCCGACTGCGTTTGATCGCTTGTTGGCCACGCGTTACGGCGTCGCTGCCGTAGAGGCGCTTTTGGCCGGGAAAGCGGACTGCATGGTTGCCTTGCAGAATAATCATATCGTAACGTTGCCGATCGCTGATGTCGTCGGCAAGCCGAATCATGTAGAGGAAGACGGCGAACTGGTGGCGGCGGCACGTGCAATCGGCATCGTCTTTGGCAATGAGGCGGAATCCTGTTAA
- the pfp gene encoding diphosphate--fructose-6-phosphate 1-phosphotransferase has product MIASRQKMLAIVCGGGPAPGINSVISSVTIEARKNGWEVLGIYDGFAHLCKGIKNVVPLTIDMVSRIHYDGGSMLRMSRANPTKAEESLRKAVETLLDLGVTHLVTIGGDDTAYSAFKISEYATQQLGMSLQVVHVPKTIDNDLPLPEGVPTFGFETARALGAQLVSNLMEDARTTGRWYFAIAMGRTAGHLALGIGKSASATLTIIPEAFGTGQIRLQNLVDLLTASIIKRLALKRDYGVAVVAEGIVEKIAPEDLKNLEAHCFDEHGHIRYAELNFPELLKQAVMKNLCDLGVKMTIVGKEIGYELRCAPPNAYDIEYTRNLGYAAFDFLRNGGSDALITIQNNRITPISFAEILDMQTKKTKVRMVNIHSIQYQIAKEYMVFLEKDDLDDSMKLKALAAVTKLSEGDLVKRFAAVAL; this is encoded by the coding sequence ATGATTGCTTCACGACAAAAAATGTTGGCCATTGTGTGCGGTGGTGGACCGGCGCCTGGAATCAACAGCGTGATCAGCTCCGTGACGATTGAAGCAAGAAAAAACGGTTGGGAAGTACTGGGGATTTATGATGGTTTTGCCCACTTATGCAAAGGAATAAAAAATGTCGTGCCGCTGACAATCGACATGGTTAGCCGAATTCATTATGACGGCGGCAGCATGCTCAGAATGTCTCGCGCCAATCCGACAAAAGCGGAAGAGTCATTGCGCAAAGCGGTAGAAACACTGCTTGACCTTGGCGTGACGCATTTGGTGACGATCGGCGGTGATGACACCGCATATTCAGCGTTTAAGATCAGTGAATATGCGACGCAGCAATTAGGCATGAGTCTTCAAGTCGTACATGTGCCGAAGACGATTGATAACGATTTGCCGCTACCGGAAGGGGTGCCGACGTTTGGCTTTGAAACCGCGCGTGCGCTTGGTGCACAATTAGTCAGCAACCTGATGGAAGATGCGCGGACGACTGGGCGCTGGTACTTTGCCATTGCGATGGGGCGGACGGCAGGACATCTTGCGCTTGGAATCGGCAAAAGCGCGAGTGCGACGTTGACGATCATTCCCGAAGCGTTTGGAACGGGACAAATCAGGTTACAAAATTTAGTCGACCTTTTAACGGCTTCCATCATTAAGCGCCTTGCGCTAAAACGCGACTATGGCGTGGCTGTGGTGGCGGAAGGGATTGTCGAAAAAATTGCGCCGGAAGATTTGAAAAACCTTGAAGCGCATTGCTTTGATGAACATGGTCACATCCGTTATGCGGAGTTGAATTTTCCCGAACTTCTTAAGCAGGCGGTCATGAAGAATCTCTGCGATCTTGGCGTCAAGATGACGATCGTTGGCAAAGAGATTGGCTATGAATTGCGCTGTGCGCCGCCGAATGCTTATGATATCGAGTACACCCGCAACTTGGGATATGCCGCCTTCGATTTTTTGCGAAATGGCGGAAGCGATGCCTTAATCACGATCCAGAACAATCGAATCACCCCGATTTCGTTTGCGGAGATACTCGATATGCAAACGAAGAAAACGAAAGTTCGCATGGTCAACATCCATTCGATCCAATATCAGATTGCCAAAGAGTATATGGTTTTCTTAGAAAAAGACGACCTAGATGATTCGATGAAGCTCAAAGCTCTTGCTGCAGTGACGAAACTGTCGGAGGGGGATCTTGTCAAACGTTTTGCCGCTGTAGCCCTCTAG